One genomic segment of Verrucomicrobiia bacterium includes these proteins:
- a CDS encoding zinc-ribbon domain-containing protein, which produces MSQTGKRSREKKALVPLAKSHPQLAAQWHPTKNGNVSPDDVQASNTSPIWWVCPKGHEWQARPWHRTNQGNACPFCAGKKFLPEDSLAGRYPAIAAELHPTKNGNTTPDKLFHRSTKYFWWRCAKNPLHEWRTTVVRRTGQGSGCPYCSGRQLTSENSFGSRYPKLSEQWHLTKNGEHKPTDFPAASKFDAWWQCQKVEAHSWKSKIRSRAQHPELGCPICSRIASNSRERKPLSETHPDLLREWHPAKNVGVTPRDVHEGSSRKVWWRCLANPSHEWECSVGNRARRGNGCPFCAGQYADGTNSLAALFPQIAAEWHPTKNGERKPDAVTPGSARKVWWKCSKNPEHEWEARIQPRVKRGNGCPYCSSWTLSPERSLAVVSPELAAEWHPTKNEHLTPRDVTVGSARKFWWKCSRNPAHEWRTSPKNRSVLKNGCPICKVGWTIPAIRGFVDSLKHHLSTFTPAELYVLFQQNGLLAGVRKSQAFLDALATGRFPFDEIEKFCKGEKSLVDSFLADSSLTLEALAEQQPGAAKEEELGVVGEAQEESAELPTAETENVLKSLQSAVVVSADQEAVEFLVASALAKIWKHAFRDESAAMAQARDFKGDAYAERVRTEFLAEYERVKALEIPAGYSFKVEGRPALPNLMQRLVASRIQHKRREGNWSGTGAGKTLSAVLASRVVGAKLTVICCPNSVVEGWKAAILNAFPDSLVATKTLAPDWAAIAGDETGFGKAAAAHRYVVLNYEAFQQEDSEKKVRKFAKQEAAGFVVVDEIHFTKQRTAENLSKRKKLVTALISLAAAKNPRLCVLGMSATPVINNLQEGKSLVEMVSGLAHDDLNTRPTVAHCMKLHQRLVTLGTRWLPDYQIVCDVQTPEVDCGEAIEEIKALGRNGSPLALEQILTRVRLPIIRQSIRPKTLLYTHYIQDIDSALYKALVEDGWRVGFFTGDDKSGLEGFLHGDVDVLIGSSAIGTGVDGLQEVCQRLVINVLPWTNAEFEQLKGRIFRQGQHADKVTVIVPITYADVNGQRWSWCGSKMRRLHFKKSIADAAVDGVVPEGHLRTSAQAYQDVMGWLDRLTTGRVEVIERARIVVPLPQDDGEEVERRARKYGDFSAMTRTWNQSRSTTTHARLRENPEEWAQYHTLYREARKDWSVVPFEEFIRWAKQRSDYVIGDFGCGEAKVAEALADRHTVHSFDYVAANDEVVACDMTKTPLEDGTLDVALFSLSLMGPNFKDYLREAWRVLKLDGQLHVFEATSRFSDRDAFVAGLKKLGFAIVEVRDAWKFTHIRAMKTERAPEAGVELHF; this is translated from the coding sequence ATGAGCCAGACCGGGAAACGAAGCCGGGAGAAGAAGGCCCTTGTGCCGCTCGCCAAATCGCATCCGCAGCTCGCGGCTCAGTGGCATCCCACCAAAAACGGCAACGTCTCGCCGGATGATGTTCAGGCGAGCAACACATCGCCTATTTGGTGGGTTTGTCCAAAAGGACACGAGTGGCAAGCGCGTCCGTGGCATCGAACCAACCAAGGCAATGCATGTCCATTCTGCGCGGGTAAGAAGTTTCTACCCGAAGATTCCTTGGCTGGGCGTTATCCCGCCATCGCTGCGGAGTTGCATCCGACTAAGAACGGCAATACGACGCCGGATAAGTTGTTTCATCGCAGCACGAAATACTTTTGGTGGCGTTGTGCGAAGAATCCTCTGCACGAATGGAGGACAACCGTTGTCCGGCGCACTGGTCAAGGAAGCGGCTGTCCTTACTGTTCGGGTCGGCAATTGACTTCAGAGAACTCATTCGGCAGTCGCTATCCGAAACTTTCTGAGCAATGGCATCTGACAAAAAACGGCGAGCACAAGCCCACAGATTTTCCTGCCGCCAGCAAATTCGACGCTTGGTGGCAATGTCAGAAGGTTGAGGCGCATTCGTGGAAATCAAAAATTCGTTCGCGGGCTCAACATCCTGAACTTGGTTGTCCCATCTGCTCCCGCATCGCGAGCAATTCGCGCGAACGAAAGCCGCTTTCTGAAACCCATCCTGATCTTTTGAGGGAATGGCATCCGGCCAAAAACGTAGGCGTGACGCCGAGAGATGTGCATGAGGGTTCGTCTCGGAAGGTATGGTGGCGCTGTTTGGCTAATCCATCGCACGAATGGGAGTGCAGCGTAGGAAACCGTGCCCGACGTGGGAACGGTTGTCCGTTTTGCGCGGGACAATACGCTGACGGAACGAACTCTCTTGCCGCTCTGTTTCCACAAATTGCTGCCGAGTGGCATCCGACAAAGAATGGCGAACGCAAGCCGGACGCTGTCACGCCGGGCAGTGCGCGAAAAGTTTGGTGGAAGTGCTCGAAAAATCCAGAACACGAATGGGAAGCTCGGATACAGCCTCGAGTTAAGCGAGGCAATGGGTGTCCGTATTGTAGCTCGTGGACACTTTCACCAGAGCGGTCTCTTGCTGTGGTCTCGCCCGAATTAGCCGCCGAATGGCATCCGACGAAAAACGAACATCTAACGCCGCGTGATGTGACAGTGGGATCTGCGCGCAAATTTTGGTGGAAATGCTCGCGTAATCCAGCGCACGAGTGGAGAACAAGTCCGAAGAACCGGAGCGTGCTCAAGAACGGTTGCCCGATTTGCAAAGTCGGCTGGACGATACCCGCGATTCGCGGCTTCGTTGATTCGCTCAAGCATCACCTCTCCACCTTCACGCCAGCCGAACTTTACGTGTTGTTTCAGCAAAACGGCTTGCTTGCTGGAGTCCGCAAGAGCCAAGCGTTTCTCGACGCGCTTGCGACAGGCCGATTCCCCTTCGACGAGATTGAGAAGTTCTGCAAGGGCGAGAAGTCGTTGGTGGATTCGTTCCTTGCGGATTCGTCGCTGACGCTGGAGGCGTTGGCGGAGCAGCAGCCGGGCGCGGCGAAGGAAGAGGAGTTGGGCGTCGTCGGCGAGGCGCAGGAGGAGAGCGCGGAGTTGCCGACGGCGGAAACAGAGAACGTGCTCAAGTCGTTGCAGTCGGCGGTGGTCGTGTCGGCAGATCAGGAGGCGGTCGAGTTTCTCGTGGCGTCGGCGCTGGCGAAAATTTGGAAGCACGCTTTCCGCGACGAGTCCGCCGCCATGGCGCAGGCGCGGGATTTCAAAGGCGACGCTTACGCGGAGCGGGTGCGGACGGAATTTCTTGCCGAGTATGAGCGCGTGAAGGCGCTGGAGATTCCGGCGGGTTATTCGTTCAAGGTGGAGGGCAGGCCGGCGCTGCCGAATCTCATGCAGCGGCTGGTGGCGTCGCGGATTCAGCACAAGCGGCGCGAGGGAAACTGGTCGGGCACGGGCGCGGGCAAGACGCTTTCGGCGGTCCTGGCAAGCCGCGTGGTCGGCGCGAAGCTGACGGTGATTTGTTGTCCGAACAGCGTGGTTGAGGGTTGGAAGGCGGCGATTTTGAACGCATTCCCGGACAGTCTGGTGGCGACGAAGACGCTCGCGCCGGATTGGGCAGCGATTGCGGGCGATGAGACGGGTTTCGGCAAAGCGGCGGCGGCGCATCGTTACGTGGTGTTGAATTACGAGGCGTTTCAGCAGGAGGATTCGGAGAAGAAGGTGCGGAAGTTCGCGAAGCAGGAGGCTGCGGGTTTCGTGGTGGTGGATGAGATTCATTTCACGAAGCAGCGGACGGCGGAGAATCTTTCCAAGCGCAAGAAGCTGGTGACGGCGTTGATCAGCTTGGCCGCCGCGAAGAATCCGCGGTTGTGCGTGCTGGGGATGTCGGCGACGCCGGTGATCAACAATTTGCAGGAGGGCAAGAGTCTGGTGGAGATGGTGTCGGGGCTGGCGCACGACGACCTGAACACGCGCCCGACGGTGGCGCATTGCATGAAGCTGCATCAGCGGCTGGTGACGCTGGGCACGCGGTGGCTGCCGGATTACCAGATCGTGTGCGACGTGCAGACGCCGGAGGTGGATTGCGGCGAGGCCATTGAGGAGATCAAGGCACTCGGGCGCAACGGGTCCCCGCTGGCGTTGGAACAGATTCTCACGCGCGTGCGGCTGCCGATCATCCGGCAAAGCATTCGGCCCAAGACGCTGCTTTACACGCATTACATTCAGGACATTGATTCGGCGCTCTACAAGGCGCTGGTCGAGGACGGCTGGCGCGTGGGGTTTTTCACGGGCGATGACAAGAGCGGGCTGGAGGGATTTCTGCACGGCGACGTGGATGTGCTGATTGGTTCGAGCGCCATCGGGACGGGCGTGGATGGACTTCAGGAAGTTTGCCAGCGGCTCGTCATCAATGTGCTGCCGTGGACGAACGCGGAGTTCGAGCAACTCAAGGGGCGCATCTTCCGGCAAGGCCAGCACGCGGACAAGGTGACGGTCATCGTGCCGATTACTTACGCGGACGTGAACGGGCAGCGGTGGTCGTGGTGCGGCTCGAAGATGCGGCGGCTGCATTTCAAGAAATCCATTGCGGACGCGGCGGTGGATGGCGTCGTGCCAGAAGGCCACTTGCGCACGTCGGCTCAGGCGTATCAGGACGTGATGGGCTGGCTGGATCGGTTGACGACTGGGCGCGTGGAAGTGATCGAGCGTGCGCGCATCGTCGTGCCGTTGCCGCAGGATGATGGCGAGGAAGTTGAGCGGCGCGCGCGGAAGTATGGCGATTTCTCAGCGATGACCCGCACATGGAATCAGAGTCGCAGCACGACGACGCACGCGCGGCTGCGGGAGAATCCCGAGGAGTGGGCGCAGTATCACACACTATATCGTGAGGCGCGGAAGGATTGGTCAGTCGTGCCGTTTGAGGAGTTCATCCGCTGGGCGAAGCAGCGGAGTGATTACGTCATCGGTGACTTCGGGTGCGGCGAAGCGAAAGTGGCGGAAGCGCTCGCGGACCGGCACACGGTTCATAGCTTTGATTACGTGGCCGCGAACGATGAGGTGGTCGCGTGTGACATGACGAAGACGCCGCTGGAGGATGGGACGCTCGACGTTGCGTTGTTCTCGCTCTCGCTCATGGGCCCGAACTTCAAGGATTATCTGCGCGAAGCGTGGCGTGTGCTGAAGCTGGACGGACAGTTGCATGTGTTCGAGGCCACGTCGCGTTTTTCGGATCGTGACGCGTTCGTGGCGGGATTGAAGAAGCTTGGGTTCGCGATCGTCGAGGTGCGCGATGCGTGGAAGTTCACACATATTCGGGCAATGAAGACGGAGCGTGCGCCTGAGGCTGGCGTAGAATTGCACTTCTGA